One Thermincola ferriacetica DNA window includes the following coding sequences:
- the spoIVA gene encoding stage IV sporulation protein A, with translation MEKLDIFRDMAERTGGDIYLGVVGPVRTGKSTFIKRFMDLVVINNIKNIHDRERARDELPQSGGGRTIMTTEPKFIPNEAVEIPISSSLKVKMRVVDCVGYTVDGALGYEEDEGPRMVRTPWFDKEIPFQEAAEIGTRKVITDHSTIGVVVTTDGTITEIPRANYIPAEERVIEELKELDKPFVVLLNSTKPKAPETQDLAFSLEEKYSVPVLPMDVAQLTQQDILDILEEILYEFPVNEVNITLPKWIEELEETHWLRTKFEEAVGETIQDVQKLRDIDGAIEKLSVYDFVGEVNLRSMDMGTGMATIDMDATEGMFYQILQEVSGFEIEGEHTLLRLMRDLAHAKREYEKVASALEEVKESGYGVVTPRLDEMNLEEPELIKQGSRFGVRLKASAPSLHIIRADITTEITPIIGTEKQCEELVRYMLNEFEENPKKIWESNIFGKSLHDLVREGIQNKLHRMPENAQVKLQETLQRIVNDGSGGLICIII, from the coding sequence TTGGAGAAGTTAGATATTTTTCGTGATATGGCGGAACGGACCGGAGGTGATATTTACCTTGGCGTAGTAGGGCCTGTCAGAACCGGGAAATCTACATTTATTAAACGGTTCATGGATTTGGTGGTGATAAATAATATCAAAAATATACATGATAGGGAAAGGGCAAGAGACGAATTGCCGCAAAGCGGAGGCGGCAGAACTATTATGACAACAGAACCTAAATTTATCCCGAATGAAGCGGTAGAAATCCCTATCAGCAGCAGCTTAAAAGTCAAGATGCGCGTAGTTGACTGTGTTGGTTATACTGTGGACGGAGCCTTGGGGTATGAAGAAGACGAAGGCCCCAGAATGGTACGCACCCCGTGGTTTGACAAAGAAATCCCCTTCCAGGAAGCAGCAGAAATCGGTACGCGAAAAGTTATCACCGATCATTCCACCATCGGGGTAGTAGTAACTACTGACGGGACTATTACCGAAATACCGCGGGCTAATTATATACCGGCTGAAGAGCGAGTTATAGAGGAACTGAAAGAACTTGATAAACCTTTTGTAGTCCTACTTAATTCCACCAAGCCCAAAGCGCCGGAAACCCAGGACCTGGCCTTTTCGCTGGAAGAAAAATATTCGGTACCGGTTCTGCCCATGGACGTAGCCCAACTGACCCAGCAGGACATACTGGACATTTTGGAAGAAATCTTGTATGAATTCCCTGTTAATGAGGTAAATATAACTCTTCCGAAGTGGATAGAAGAGTTGGAAGAAACCCACTGGCTGCGGACAAAATTTGAGGAGGCCGTCGGTGAAACGATACAGGACGTACAAAAACTGCGTGATATAGACGGAGCTATCGAGAAGTTGAGCGTATACGATTTTGTGGGTGAGGTTAATCTCCGGTCAATGGATATGGGCACCGGTATGGCCACTATTGATATGGATGCAACTGAAGGAATGTTCTACCAGATCCTTCAGGAGGTAAGCGGTTTTGAAATCGAAGGAGAACACACCCTGTTAAGGCTTATGCGTGATCTTGCTCACGCCAAGCGTGAATATGAAAAAGTGGCTTCTGCATTAGAGGAAGTTAAAGAAAGCGGCTATGGCGTTGTAACTCCGAGACTTGATGAAATGAACCTTGAAGAACCCGAATTGATTAAGCAGGGCAGTCGTTTTGGCGTAAGACTGAAAGCCAGCGCTCCGTCATTACATATCATCAGGGCCGATATTACCACAGAGATTACCCCTATTATCGGTACCGAAAAACAGTGTGAAGAACTGGTACGTTACATGCTTAACGAATTTGAAGAAAACCCGAAGAAAATTTGGGAGTCCAATATTTTCGGCAAGTCGCTTCATGACCTGGTCAGAGAAGGCATTCAAAACAAGCTGCATAGAATGCCCGAAAACGCTCAGGTCAAGCTGCAGGAGACGTTGCAGCGAATTGTCAATGACGGAAGCGGCGGGCTCATTTGCATCATCATTTAA
- a CDS encoding NAD(P)H-dependent glycerol-3-phosphate dehydrogenase, whose translation MPEQIAVIGAGSWGTALAVVLAKNGHTVELISNNPEQIEEIRETGENSAYLPGVKVPSGIYVHGDMEESVKKAGIVLLGIPSHAVREVVRQIKPYLNRDKIVVNAAKGLEENTMLRMSQVFEQETGGTLQDNFVVLTGPSHAEEVGREMPTAIVAAGRKRMIAEKVQDIFMSPNFRVYTNPDIVGVEIGGALKNVIAICTGVAEGLGLGDNSKAALITRGLAEIARLGVKLGANPLTFAGLTGIGDLIVTCTSPHSRNRKAGLAIGRGKSVPEAIASVKMVVEGFRTTRAAWQLAREQGVVMPITEKAYEVLYEGRNPREAVYELMTREKKHEIEDVISSTYPDW comes from the coding sequence ATGCCAGAGCAAATTGCTGTGATCGGTGCCGGAAGTTGGGGTACAGCGCTGGCTGTTGTACTGGCCAAAAACGGGCACACCGTCGAGTTAATCTCCAATAATCCCGAACAGATTGAAGAAATAAGGGAAACCGGGGAAAACAGCGCTTACCTGCCCGGCGTTAAAGTACCGTCCGGAATTTATGTGCATGGAGATATGGAGGAAAGTGTCAAAAAGGCCGGTATTGTATTGCTGGGTATACCATCCCATGCGGTGAGGGAAGTAGTCCGGCAAATTAAACCTTATCTGAATAGAGACAAAATAGTGGTTAATGCTGCTAAAGGGCTGGAAGAAAATACCATGTTACGCATGAGCCAGGTATTTGAACAGGAAACAGGTGGTACGCTGCAGGATAATTTCGTTGTCCTGACCGGCCCCAGCCATGCCGAGGAAGTGGGGCGGGAGATGCCTACGGCTATTGTGGCTGCCGGACGCAAACGCATGATAGCTGAAAAGGTACAGGACATTTTTATGTCGCCTAATTTTCGTGTCTACACAAACCCGGATATAGTCGGGGTGGAAATTGGCGGAGCCCTCAAAAACGTCATTGCCATCTGCACCGGGGTGGCAGAAGGACTGGGCCTTGGCGATAATTCCAAGGCAGCCCTGATTACCCGCGGCCTGGCCGAGATTGCCCGCCTGGGGGTGAAATTGGGCGCAAACCCTTTGACTTTTGCAGGGTTAACGGGTATCGGCGACCTGATTGTCACCTGTACGAGCCCCCATTCGCGGAACAGGAAAGCCGGCCTGGCCATAGGCAGGGGGAAAAGTGTGCCGGAAGCTATTGCAAGTGTCAAAATGGTGGTAGAAGGTTTCCGCACCACCAGGGCCGCCTGGCAGTTGGCCCGTGAACAGGGCGTGGTCATGCCGATTACGGAAAAGGCTTACGAAGTGTTGTACGAAGGGCGTAATCCCCGGGAAGCAGTTTATGAGCTCATGACCCGGGAAAAGAAGCACGAGATAGAAGACGTAATCAGTTCGACCTATCCGGACTGGTAA
- the plsY gene encoding glycerol-3-phosphate 1-O-acyltransferase PlsY, whose protein sequence is MKFAVLLLSYLLGSIPVGYIVCKLGKGINIMEHGSGNIGFTNVLRVAGPLYGAVVLLGDTGKGMLATYLGLKYGIQWGILGGIAAMLGHSFSIFLKLRGGKLVATGLGVLIILAPKVALTALAVWLITLAFTRYVSLSSILAGISVPIAMLAYQEPLPMVVFGAFAAGFVVIRHKSNIRKLMAGQEYKIGQKVDPK, encoded by the coding sequence TTGAAATTTGCCGTGTTGTTGCTGAGTTACCTGCTGGGGTCAATTCCGGTGGGGTACATAGTCTGTAAGCTGGGAAAAGGCATTAATATTATGGAACACGGCAGCGGGAATATAGGTTTTACCAATGTCCTGCGGGTGGCCGGACCATTATATGGGGCTGTCGTCTTATTGGGTGATACGGGCAAGGGTATGCTTGCCACTTACCTTGGACTGAAATACGGCATTCAGTGGGGGATACTTGGCGGTATTGCGGCCATGCTGGGTCATAGCTTTTCAATCTTTCTGAAGTTGCGCGGCGGTAAACTGGTGGCGACGGGCTTGGGTGTGTTAATTATACTGGCGCCCAAAGTTGCTTTAACGGCGTTGGCTGTTTGGTTGATAACCCTGGCCTTTACCAGGTATGTTTCCCTGTCATCTATCCTGGCCGGCATCAGTGTGCCTATAGCCATGCTGGCCTATCAGGAGCCTCTGCCAATGGTTGTCTTTGGTGCCTTCGCCGCAGGGTTTGTGGTGATCCGGCACAAGTCCAATATCAGGAAGTTGATGGCCGGACAGGAATACAAAATCGGTCAGAAAGTCGATCCGAAATAA
- the der gene encoding ribosome biogenesis GTPase Der: MAKPIVAIVGRPNVGKSTLFNRIAGSRIAIVEDKPGVTRDRIYKDAVWLDKEFTLVDTGGIEFRDDKGSMSDLILQQARLAIEEAEVILFVVDARSGLTATDEEVARMLRNTKKPVILVANKVEDFTGNMDVYDFYRLGLGDPIMVSASHGLNVGDLLDEVVKHLPEYAAEEYGDDVIKIAVIGRPNVGKSSIVNALLGEERVIVSDVAGTTRDAIDTYFERGGQRYLLIDTAGMRKKGKIDEPTERYSVLRSLKAVDRSDVVLMMIDAQEVVTEQDKKIAGYAHEAGKAMVLVVNKWDLIKKDDKTTLRYTEEIRQELGFVQYAPVIFVSALTWQRVPRILDLVNYVAEQHAMRVSTSNLNDLVQEAVRLNPPPSDKGRRLKILYITQAGVKPPTFIIFVNDPELMHFSYQRYLENQLRATFGFEGTPIRMVIKKRKED; this comes from the coding sequence ATGGCTAAACCTATTGTTGCTATCGTTGGCCGGCCTAATGTAGGCAAGTCTACCCTGTTTAACCGTATAGCCGGTAGCCGAATTGCTATTGTGGAAGACAAACCCGGGGTAACAAGAGACAGAATTTATAAAGATGCTGTCTGGTTGGATAAAGAATTTACCCTGGTTGATACCGGGGGCATAGAGTTTCGTGACGATAAAGGTTCTATGTCGGATTTGATACTCCAACAGGCGCGGCTGGCCATCGAGGAAGCCGAGGTTATCCTGTTTGTGGTTGATGCCAGAAGCGGCCTTACAGCGACCGATGAAGAAGTGGCCAGGATGCTGCGTAACACTAAAAAACCGGTCATATTAGTAGCCAATAAAGTCGAGGATTTTACCGGCAACATGGATGTTTACGATTTTTACAGGCTTGGCCTGGGTGACCCGATTATGGTTTCGGCAAGTCACGGCTTAAATGTTGGCGACTTGCTGGATGAAGTTGTTAAACACTTGCCTGAGTATGCTGCTGAGGAATATGGCGACGATGTGATTAAAATTGCCGTCATCGGCAGGCCAAACGTGGGCAAGTCTTCGATAGTTAATGCCCTTCTTGGTGAGGAACGGGTTATAGTGAGCGATGTGGCCGGAACCACCAGGGATGCCATTGACACCTATTTTGAAAGGGGAGGCCAAAGATATCTGCTTATTGATACGGCGGGGATGAGAAAGAAAGGAAAAATTGATGAACCTACCGAAAGGTATAGTGTGCTGCGGTCATTAAAAGCGGTGGATCGGTCTGACGTAGTACTGATGATGATTGACGCTCAGGAGGTAGTAACAGAACAGGACAAAAAGATTGCCGGGTATGCCCACGAAGCGGGTAAAGCCATGGTACTGGTTGTAAATAAATGGGACTTAATTAAAAAAGACGACAAAACCACTTTACGGTATACGGAAGAAATTCGGCAGGAGCTTGGCTTTGTGCAATACGCGCCCGTTATTTTTGTGTCCGCCCTTACCTGGCAAAGGGTGCCGCGCATATTGGATTTGGTTAATTACGTGGCGGAACAGCACGCTATGCGGGTATCCACCAGTAACCTGAACGATCTGGTTCAGGAGGCGGTGCGCCTGAATCCGCCGCCTTCCGATAAGGGGCGCCGGCTAAAAATCCTGTACATTACTCAGGCCGGAGTTAAGCCTCCGACATTCATTATATTTGTGAATGATCCGGAATTGATGCATTTTTCCTATCAGAGGTACCTGGAAAATCAACTACGGGCTACCTTTGGTTTTGAAGGGACTCCTATACGGATGGTCATTAAAAAGCGGAAGGAGGACTGA
- a CDS encoding DUF512 domain-containing protein: MVDNDEEQPARRCQPMQKQGALINYVEPDSIAAEAGLEKGDVIRSVNGNPVTDLIDYKFLTTDEFLEIEVLKKSGEEWIIEIDKEFDEDLGLGFETATFDGIISCQNRCVFCFVDQMPAGMRKSLYIKDDDYRLSFLQGNFVTLTNLTAEAMQRIINMRLSPLYISVHTTNPDLRVKMLRNKKAARVMEQLQQLADAGIEMHTQIVLCPGINDGAELDRTLDDLTGFWPAVQSVAIVPVGLTGHRAGLTELRTVTPEEARDLINRINSRQQELRRKTGKTLVYLSDEFYLKAQMPIPPSEHYDDFAQLENGVGMVRLLYEDIAMARKNIPDKINPPRKVILATGILGEQAIKPMIEELNEVKGLWIDIFSVQNRFFGGAVTVTGLVTGSDIIHAFRERDLSGDLLVIPSVMCKKTEAVFLDDLTPQDLERRLGIKVSLIDISNGLDGFLDVLFNRRERDG; this comes from the coding sequence TTGGTAGATAATGATGAAGAGCAACCGGCCAGGAGGTGCCAACCAATGCAAAAACAGGGAGCGCTTATAAATTATGTGGAACCGGACAGTATTGCTGCGGAAGCAGGTTTAGAAAAAGGGGATGTTATCAGGTCCGTCAACGGGAATCCTGTAACTGATTTAATAGACTATAAATTTTTAACGACTGATGAATTTTTGGAAATTGAAGTCCTAAAAAAAAGTGGAGAAGAATGGATTATAGAAATCGATAAAGAGTTTGACGAAGATTTGGGTTTGGGTTTTGAAACGGCTACTTTTGACGGCATTATTTCCTGCCAAAACAGGTGTGTATTTTGTTTTGTTGATCAGATGCCCGCAGGAATGCGAAAGAGTTTATATATAAAAGACGATGATTACAGGCTATCATTTTTGCAGGGTAATTTTGTAACGCTGACCAACCTTACGGCTGAAGCCATGCAGAGGATAATCAACATGCGTTTAAGTCCTCTGTACATTTCTGTTCATACAACCAACCCTGATTTACGGGTAAAAATGCTGCGCAACAAAAAAGCGGCCCGGGTCATGGAGCAGTTACAACAACTGGCAGATGCCGGAATAGAGATGCATACCCAGATAGTCCTCTGCCCCGGTATCAACGATGGCGCTGAGCTGGATAGAACGCTGGACGATTTAACCGGCTTCTGGCCGGCCGTTCAATCCGTAGCCATTGTACCTGTGGGACTTACCGGCCATCGGGCTGGGCTCACGGAATTAAGAACGGTGACACCGGAAGAGGCGCGAGACCTGATTAACCGTATTAATTCCCGCCAACAGGAGTTGCGCCGAAAAACAGGCAAAACCCTGGTTTATTTATCCGATGAGTTTTACCTGAAGGCACAGATGCCAATTCCGCCATCGGAGCACTATGATGATTTTGCCCAATTGGAAAACGGAGTAGGCATGGTCAGACTGTTATACGAAGACATTGCAATGGCCCGGAAGAATATTCCGGATAAAATAAATCCACCCAGGAAGGTTATATTGGCAACGGGCATCCTGGGGGAACAGGCCATTAAACCCATGATAGAAGAGCTGAATGAGGTGAAGGGGCTCTGGATTGACATTTTTTCCGTACAAAACAGGTTTTTTGGCGGAGCTGTAACAGTAACCGGCCTGGTGACCGGGTCCGATATTATTCATGCCTTCAGGGAAAGGGATTTGTCCGGAGATTTGCTGGTCATTCCTTCTGTTATGTGTAAAAAGACAGAAGCGGTCTTTTTAGATGACCTTACCCCGCAGGACCTGGAAAGGCGATTGGGGATAAAAGTTTCCTTGATCGATATTTCAAATGGATTGGATGGGTTTTTGGATGTTTTATTCAACAGGAGGGAACGTGATGGCTAA
- a CDS encoding DUF3189 family protein has translation MKIIYYCSTGLGASAVAAALHVGIISPDRFPAPEELGRLYFFSKEQKEKGGPVYYIGRDAWGNMVYSLGIKKEKSLLIKTIKDLMEIYGKNNQYLLVDATDANNYLTKWGRQFPGKLGLLFYVLGIKKNYKKLAGLVKEVQSSLH, from the coding sequence ATGAAAATCATATATTATTGTTCAACGGGATTAGGCGCTTCAGCGGTTGCTGCGGCGCTTCATGTTGGAATAATTTCGCCTGACAGGTTCCCGGCACCAGAAGAATTGGGAAGGCTGTATTTTTTTAGTAAAGAGCAAAAAGAGAAAGGAGGCCCCGTTTACTATATAGGCCGGGATGCCTGGGGCAACATGGTATATTCTTTGGGAATTAAAAAGGAAAAAAGCTTGTTGATAAAAACCATTAAGGACCTGATGGAAATCTACGGTAAAAACAATCAATACCTGCTGGTTGATGCTACTGACGCAAATAATTATCTGACCAAGTGGGGGCGGCAGTTTCCTGGTAAACTAGGCCTCCTCTTTTACGTACTGGGAATAAAAAAGAATTACAAAAAACTTGCCGGCCTGGTTAAGGAAGTGCAGTCCTCTTTGCATTAA
- a CDS encoding DUF3189 family protein: MIRLKIIYHCFGGSHSSVTAAAIHVGILPVDRIPTREQLEQVPYFDRQVNKDHGHLRLMGIDEYDNEIYIIGRRNTHKEFESIIMNLAELFEFADDIHLVNCMPYVNWKMVVGGYTSRRLKLVSIGRPIIVKGVQYSYLKIASLVQNVKVQIAAANKKNITRNL; the protein is encoded by the coding sequence GTGATAAGGCTGAAAATAATTTATCATTGCTTTGGAGGGTCTCATTCATCTGTTACAGCTGCCGCAATACATGTGGGTATACTTCCGGTTGACCGGATACCCACCCGGGAGCAGTTGGAGCAGGTTCCATATTTCGATAGGCAGGTAAACAAAGACCACGGCCATTTGCGGTTAATGGGCATTGACGAATATGACAATGAAATATACATCATAGGCCGGCGAAATACCCATAAAGAATTTGAAAGTATAATCATGAACTTAGCTGAACTTTTTGAGTTTGCTGATGACATACACCTCGTTAACTGTATGCCATACGTAAACTGGAAGATGGTAGTGGGCGGATATACGTCCCGGCGCTTAAAGCTGGTCAGTATCGGCAGACCGATAATTGTAAAAGGAGTCCAGTATTCCTATTTGAAAATTGCTAGTTTGGTCCAAAACGTAAAGGTGCAAATAGCAGCGGCAAATAAAAAAAATATTACCCGAAATCTGTAG
- a CDS encoding capping complex subunit for YIEGIA — MVTMNKEAVGGDIPIFFASDQEELSRIASTLAQVLKAMVHDMGNGVYIIVRH, encoded by the coding sequence GTGGTAACCATGAACAAGGAAGCGGTGGGGGGCGATATTCCCATTTTTTTTGCTTCTGACCAGGAGGAATTAAGCCGTATAGCAAGTACTCTGGCCCAGGTGCTGAAAGCAATGGTGCATGATATGGGCAACGGGGTCTATATTATTGTCCGGCATTAA
- a CDS encoding YIEGIA family protein: MIQYGVTYAVGLIFGTLARILMLRSDYRQYPGYPHGYVTHISLGFIAAAIGTIAIPAIAEKEFAAVTFLALAAQQFREIRNMERESLAALEEAELVPRGLDYIEGIARVFESRNYLVMVTALVASGTHFFTHSVYLAALAGGISIIISIVLSKGRVIGDIAEVVPAELKFKGALLQVADIDIMNVGLPHMREKILRDGLGVLIKPKHDNARATLHNMGQRQAIAHVAATILGVKKDVDVPEFTPMLRKNVDTGAIALFIVPAEKDMESLLFAVNRVPVLESARRAPLKTRAGRMAAD; the protein is encoded by the coding sequence GTGATTCAGTACGGGGTAACCTATGCAGTTGGATTAATTTTCGGAACTTTGGCAAGAATATTAATGCTTAGGTCCGATTACAGACAGTATCCCGGTTACCCCCATGGATATGTTACCCATATTTCCCTCGGTTTCATTGCCGCAGCTATTGGAACTATAGCCATACCAGCAATCGCAGAAAAGGAATTTGCTGCAGTAACTTTCCTGGCTTTAGCCGCCCAGCAGTTTCGGGAAATTCGCAACATGGAACGGGAAAGTCTCGCTGCTCTAGAAGAAGCAGAATTGGTACCAAGAGGTCTTGATTATATAGAAGGAATAGCCAGAGTATTTGAATCCCGTAACTACCTGGTAATGGTTACTGCACTTGTGGCAAGCGGAACGCACTTTTTTACACACTCAGTCTATCTTGCTGCCTTGGCCGGGGGAATTTCTATTATAATCTCCATAGTATTGTCCAAAGGCCGGGTTATAGGTGATATCGCAGAAGTAGTGCCCGCTGAATTAAAATTCAAAGGAGCTTTGTTGCAGGTTGCGGACATTGATATCATGAACGTCGGCCTTCCCCATATGCGGGAAAAAATATTAAGGGACGGGTTGGGGGTTTTAATTAAGCCCAAACATGATAACGCCAGGGCTACTTTGCATAATATGGGACAGCGACAGGCCATTGCTCACGTAGCAGCGACCATCTTGGGCGTGAAAAAGGATGTTGATGTACCTGAATTTACCCCGATGCTTAGGAAAAATGTGGATACAGGCGCCATAGCCCTTTTTATTGTGCCGGCTGAAAAAGACATGGAGAGCCTTTTGTTTGCTGTGAACAGGGTTCCGGTTTTAGAAAGTGCCCGCCGAGCGCCTTTGAAAACCAGGGCCGGTAGAATGGCAGCAGACTAA
- the spoIIP gene encoding stage II sporulation protein P yields the protein MNNWKNLRLIWGIVLLGLGLSIISYAIAMTIIDTHGPMVAYTVAEKLGIGQIWEKELKVGEYITIVDERTNEVLDKISRQVYRGDKIITEDNREYEVINVKGNRAMARKLGMAKGVVWKPEWDEYATLPVARGEMAVQGNKKAQIGIYYTHSDESYVPTDGSESIPGRGGVMKVGTALAEELLKKGVSVVNDKTSHEPHDSMAYHRSRRTAVELLKKRPIALIDVHRDGVPDPDYYNDKIDGEDVTKLRLVVGRQNPNMATNLEFAKKVKAYVDRAKPGLIKEIFIGHGNYNQDLGPKAMLIEVGTHTNSRFFAENGAALFAEALPRVLNLQAAQKAPGGITNPLSDTRPESRSAWTTLAWILGIVLVGAAVFLFISTGSVKGVKSKLGEITKTEFANYLGDGKTEEAANQDGTKDPKDKQKR from the coding sequence ATGAATAACTGGAAAAACCTGCGCCTGATATGGGGCATAGTGTTGCTTGGCTTAGGTTTAAGCATTATCAGTTACGCTATCGCTATGACCATAATTGATACCCATGGGCCGATGGTTGCTTATACCGTTGCCGAAAAACTGGGTATCGGCCAGATATGGGAAAAAGAGCTAAAAGTAGGGGAATACATCACCATTGTAGATGAAAGAACCAACGAAGTACTGGATAAAATATCCCGGCAGGTTTACCGCGGGGACAAAATTATTACCGAAGACAACCGGGAATATGAGGTCATAAATGTAAAAGGAAACCGGGCCATGGCCAGGAAGTTGGGAATGGCCAAAGGTGTGGTATGGAAACCTGAATGGGATGAATATGCTACTCTACCTGTGGCGAGAGGTGAAATGGCTGTTCAGGGTAACAAGAAAGCCCAGATAGGTATTTATTATACGCATTCTGACGAGTCGTATGTGCCCACCGACGGAAGCGAATCTATTCCCGGGCGGGGCGGCGTCATGAAAGTAGGAACTGCCCTGGCTGAAGAGCTGCTCAAAAAAGGAGTAAGTGTCGTTAATGACAAGACGTCTCACGAGCCCCATGATTCAATGGCATATCACAGGTCCCGGAGAACAGCCGTCGAACTTCTGAAAAAAAGGCCCATCGCTTTGATAGATGTACACCGCGACGGAGTTCCGGATCCTGACTATTATAATGATAAAATTGACGGTGAAGATGTCACCAAACTGCGCTTAGTGGTGGGACGGCAGAACCCCAATATGGCAACAAACCTGGAATTTGCCAAAAAAGTTAAAGCATATGTGGATAGAGCAAAGCCCGGTTTAATTAAAGAAATATTCATCGGCCATGGCAATTACAACCAGGATTTGGGGCCAAAAGCTATGCTTATTGAGGTTGGAACTCATACCAATTCAAGGTTTTTTGCCGAAAACGGAGCAGCCCTTTTTGCGGAAGCCCTGCCTAGGGTACTGAATTTGCAGGCGGCTCAAAAGGCTCCCGGAGGTATAACAAATCCTCTGTCGGACACCCGGCCCGAATCCAGGAGTGCATGGACTACTCTGGCGTGGATTTTGGGTATAGTATTGGTAGGAGCGGCAGTCTTTCTCTTTATTAGCACAGGCAGTGTTAAAGGGGTCAAATCCAAACTGGGTGAAATAACAAAGACGGAATTTGCCAACTATCTTGGTGACGGAAAAACAGAGGAAGCTGCCAATCAAGATGGAACGAAGGATCCGAAAGATAAACAGAAGCGATAA
- a CDS encoding DUF1614 domain-containing protein, which yields MPRFPIGVLILIVSSVLIYFGLAHRVLDRLRISDKTALAVIGAMIVGSFINIPIPGAVPTSINVGGGLIPLGLCIYLLVKAGTSREWVRALVASVITGGALYYVFSIATRGAIEGSLGFLNSVYIYPLIAGIIAYIAGRSRRAAFVAATLGVLSLDIINYFYLRTTGTPGRVFIGGAGAFDSIVLAGIVAVLLAELIGETRERLQGGPASEGRPKKLLKSLQNAEYANALGVKPEETGSDQKDDKKGDQHE from the coding sequence ATGCCCAGATTTCCAATAGGAGTATTGATTCTTATCGTTTCATCCGTACTGATTTACTTTGGTCTGGCTCACCGGGTACTGGACAGGTTGCGCATATCGGACAAAACAGCATTGGCTGTAATCGGCGCCATGATTGTAGGAAGTTTTATCAACATACCCATTCCCGGTGCAGTACCGACCAGTATTAATGTCGGTGGAGGATTAATACCGCTTGGCTTATGTATATATCTGCTGGTTAAAGCCGGAACCTCCAGGGAGTGGGTCAGGGCGCTGGTAGCTTCCGTAATAACGGGCGGAGCGCTCTATTATGTTTTCAGTATAGCTACCAGAGGCGCTATAGAAGGTTCTTTAGGTTTCCTGAACTCGGTTTATATTTACCCCTTAATTGCCGGTATCATCGCCTATATAGCGGGACGTTCCAGAAGAGCGGCTTTTGTGGCGGCGACTCTAGGCGTTTTATCACTTGACATCATCAATTATTTTTATCTGCGGACTACAGGGACGCCCGGCCGGGTCTTTATAGGCGGAGCAGGCGCCTTTGATTCTATCGTATTGGCCGGCATTGTGGCAGTCCTTTTGGCAGAATTAATCGGCGAAACAAGGGAGCGGTTGCAGGGCGGCCCAGCTTCCGAAGGCAGACCCAAAAAGCTTTTGAAATCCCTGCAAAACGCCGAATACGCCAATGCTTTGGGCGTCAAGCCGGAAGAAACGGGGTCTGACCAAAAGGACGATAAAAAGGGGGATCAACATGAATAA